In Leptospira saintgironsiae, one genomic interval encodes:
- a CDS encoding DUF1577 domain-containing protein, which yields MEVEYRSYLQSPRIWDTIKDPQKVGYILKEYVHNNGLFLKENPLKQELQILQTTPEGKIFLRIDPESISEEGEITVYKTLSKHMEIGFRVDSVNHEDGVVICSPEYVRIAKDGRILPRIEGLQGKVVAHRFHMLKKEQDSTKVLGTSGQILLTDLHKNILSEFPYSRLVFPTGKELSFEQDLAKRTGKTIFVKDAINMDPLSQEEAGDFNILDLKQELEEEMILEDRTKVYRSGKIQSFAIYPIYYKDPSGSKLVALGYAETKDRILDPAILKKYAELEDVFNERIEDSNTLDVDIRQNVINASEGGILLEVTESQLVESFLHKPFFTADITFKMQAPLRFAFKIRHISQIGEIYLVGAEIVGSNDAKTNMTLLKKNLSFIKSV from the coding sequence ATGGAAGTCGAGTACCGATCTTACCTACAATCACCAAGAATATGGGATACTATCAAGGATCCTCAAAAAGTAGGTTATATTCTGAAAGAGTACGTACATAACAACGGACTCTTTCTGAAAGAAAATCCTCTAAAACAAGAATTACAAATCTTACAAACTACTCCTGAAGGGAAAATTTTTCTTAGGATCGATCCGGAATCTATAAGCGAAGAAGGTGAGATCACAGTTTACAAAACCTTAAGTAAACATATGGAAATCGGCTTTAGAGTGGATTCAGTAAATCATGAAGATGGAGTAGTGATTTGTTCTCCTGAATACGTAAGGATCGCAAAAGACGGCCGCATTCTTCCAAGAATAGAAGGCTTACAAGGCAAAGTAGTAGCACATAGATTTCATATGCTTAAGAAAGAACAGGATTCAACTAAAGTCCTGGGAACTTCCGGCCAAATCTTACTTACAGACTTGCACAAGAATATATTATCAGAGTTCCCTTATTCCCGATTAGTATTTCCCACAGGAAAAGAACTTAGCTTCGAACAAGACTTAGCCAAACGTACAGGTAAAACCATCTTTGTAAAAGATGCGATCAATATGGATCCACTTTCGCAAGAAGAAGCAGGTGATTTCAATATTCTAGATCTAAAACAAGAATTAGAAGAAGAGATGATCCTGGAAGACAGAACCAAAGTTTATCGTTCAGGGAAAATCCAATCCTTTGCAATCTATCCTATCTATTACAAAGACCCTTCCGGCTCAAAGCTCGTTGCTTTAGGTTATGCGGAGACTAAGGATAGAATTTTAGATCCTGCTATTCTGAAAAAATACGCAGAGTTGGAAGATGTGTTTAATGAAAGGATAGAAGACTCCAATACTCTGGATGTTGATATCCGTCAAAACGTGATCAACGCTTCTGAAGGAGGAATTCTTTTAGAAGTAACCGAATCCCAGCTAGTCGAATCTTTTCTGCATAAACCTTTCTTTACTGCGGATATAACTTTCAAGATGCAAGCTCCATTGAGATTCGCATTTAAAATCCGACATATTTCTCAGATCGGGGAAATTTACCTGGTAGGTGCAGAAATAGTTGGCTCCAACGATGCCAAGACGAATATGACTCTATTAAAGAAGAATTTAAGCTTCATTAAGAGCGTCTAA
- the folP gene encoding dihydropteroate synthase: MESDLPNRNQEEIFPPKPILFGVLNITSDSFSDGGKYLREDLALAKAKSLIEEGADVIDIGAQSSNIKAEPISEDIEWDRMKEIISELKKEKVAISIDTFRPYVIRKALEADVDYINNIRGFVDPESLDLLKVANNKSTKFVAMFSQDHSIKASEFSDLKPENVVPLALEFFRERTKTFESLGLADRLILDPGMGFFLSPDYKVSFAILSKITEILSEFPNLMVSVTKKSFLGNALGGLPVEDRIVPTAISETYLWSKGVRMIRTHSPKSFLLAMKTWEMSHGVYSPQRGLQGPGPFGTSSYRP; encoded by the coding sequence ATGGAATCCGACCTGCCGAATCGAAACCAGGAAGAAATTTTCCCTCCAAAACCGATCCTATTCGGGGTTTTGAACATAACTAGTGACTCTTTTTCGGATGGGGGAAAATACCTCCGCGAGGACCTGGCCTTAGCTAAGGCAAAATCCCTAATAGAAGAAGGCGCTGACGTCATAGATATCGGGGCTCAATCTTCCAATATAAAAGCGGAGCCCATTTCAGAAGATATTGAGTGGGACCGAATGAAGGAGATTATTTCCGAGCTCAAAAAGGAAAAGGTTGCAATCTCCATTGATACATTCCGTCCCTACGTCATACGAAAGGCATTAGAAGCAGATGTAGATTATATCAATAATATCAGAGGTTTTGTAGATCCTGAAAGTTTGGATTTGCTAAAAGTTGCAAACAATAAGTCTACAAAGTTTGTGGCGATGTTTTCTCAGGATCATTCTATCAAGGCTTCTGAGTTTTCAGATCTGAAACCAGAAAATGTTGTGCCTCTTGCATTAGAGTTTTTTAGAGAAAGAACAAAAACTTTTGAAAGTTTAGGATTAGCAGATCGTTTGATCTTAGATCCTGGTATGGGATTTTTTTTAAGCCCTGATTATAAGGTAAGTTTTGCGATTCTTTCTAAGATCACTGAAATTCTTTCTGAGTTTCCGAATCTAATGGTTTCGGTTACTAAAAAATCTTTTTTAGGAAATGCTTTAGGCGGTTTGCCAGTAGAAGATAGAATTGTTCCGACTGCGATCTCGGAAACATATCTTTGGTCCAAAGGAGTTCGGATGATCAGAACTCATTCCCCTAAGTCCTTTCTATTAGCTATGAAAACCTGGGAAATGTCTCACGGAGTTTATAGTCCGCAACGCGGGCTTCAGGGGCCTGGACCTTTTGGGACAAGCTCTTATCGTCCGTAA
- a CDS encoding OmpA family protein, with protein sequence MFFYNQGKGLVLKRNHFLSSVLAGTLLFFLFSWDGSAQPVPTLLERNFGSPLNTQNVEYNPIISPDGRYLIFQSNRPGGEGEMDIWLSENANYKKRDGEADWKKPVNLNQDIWEQNKKELPSGEKKSKLFNTDKYEGGISIRFDEFGNPEEIFLTSVRNVKADREGFDALDIYYTKRDEKTRRWSDLIGISEINSNFNEKMPSISPDGKFLIFSSDRPGGYGEYDLWVSYRTVPTGVWSSPINLGSEINSKASEILPYVHPDGEQLYFSSNRENDRKKFSLYRSFLNLPGNSDIEDAEDKLTVSKTNLPHPVPETGSLEKLPHPFNLDASEGIDSEGISFDHEGLWAYISSNRNGGQGQYDIYRYQVPENLRNSYDVSFQGIVLDGSEATMIGLDATIKISDSVGSSRTITSKRIGGDLSKGNPTNFKTVLKTGRLYKVEISSPGFYPTEDKLDLRGNVERNKKVYKTYVLLPIKDEEKGKIVNTGDGDKGKGLNVVVVDATTKEPIAGATATVFTPKNRQGEILKYNSLSKNFHIELIPDTDFEIFAKAEKYISESVNILKKDIKPGSTISIALRKDSEVPVVLGTKLYFEFNKTEVTDAHRKQLDLIVDYLKKNPSDKIEIGGHTDNIASKEYNTRLSGNRARKVFDYVRSKGIQASRLKTRAYWYSRPDEDNSTEDGRAKNRRVDFRKL encoded by the coding sequence ATGTTTTTTTACAATCAAGGAAAAGGACTCGTTCTAAAACGAAATCACTTTCTTAGCTCCGTCCTTGCCGGAACTCTTCTATTTTTTTTATTTTCCTGGGATGGATCCGCACAACCTGTCCCTACACTTTTGGAAAGAAATTTTGGATCTCCTTTAAATACACAAAACGTAGAATACAATCCTATCATCAGTCCTGACGGAAGATATTTGATCTTTCAATCCAATCGTCCTGGCGGAGAAGGGGAGATGGATATCTGGCTCTCCGAGAACGCTAACTACAAAAAAAGAGATGGGGAAGCAGATTGGAAGAAACCGGTCAACCTGAACCAAGACATATGGGAACAAAATAAAAAGGAACTTCCTTCCGGAGAAAAAAAATCCAAACTATTCAATACTGATAAGTACGAAGGTGGGATTTCTATTCGATTCGATGAATTTGGAAACCCTGAGGAAATTTTTCTAACTTCTGTCCGAAATGTAAAAGCGGATAGAGAAGGTTTTGACGCATTAGATATTTATTATACTAAAAGAGACGAAAAAACAAGACGTTGGAGTGACTTGATCGGTATCTCTGAGATCAATTCCAATTTTAACGAAAAGATGCCTTCTATTTCTCCGGATGGAAAATTTCTGATCTTTTCTTCTGATCGTCCAGGTGGATATGGAGAATATGATCTTTGGGTAAGTTACAGAACTGTTCCTACAGGTGTTTGGTCCAGTCCGATTAATCTTGGATCTGAGATCAATTCCAAGGCCAGTGAAATTCTTCCTTATGTTCATCCGGATGGAGAACAATTATACTTCTCTTCTAACAGAGAGAATGATCGCAAAAAGTTTTCATTATATCGCAGCTTCTTAAATCTTCCAGGAAACTCAGACATAGAAGATGCGGAAGATAAACTTACAGTTTCTAAAACAAATCTTCCTCATCCAGTTCCAGAAACAGGAAGTTTGGAAAAGCTACCTCATCCATTCAATTTAGATGCTTCCGAAGGAATAGACTCAGAAGGGATTTCTTTCGATCATGAAGGTCTTTGGGCTTATATTTCTTCCAACCGAAATGGAGGACAGGGCCAGTATGATATTTATAGATACCAGGTCCCTGAAAATCTGAGGAACTCCTACGATGTATCCTTCCAAGGAATAGTCTTAGATGGCTCCGAGGCCACAATGATTGGTTTGGATGCAACGATCAAAATTTCGGATAGTGTAGGCTCTTCTCGCACAATTACCTCCAAAAGAATAGGTGGAGATCTTTCTAAAGGAAACCCGACTAACTTTAAAACTGTCTTGAAAACGGGAAGATTATATAAGGTAGAAATTTCTTCTCCAGGATTTTATCCCACTGAGGACAAGCTCGACTTACGTGGAAACGTAGAAAGAAATAAGAAAGTTTATAAAACTTATGTACTTCTTCCTATCAAAGATGAAGAAAAAGGTAAGATCGTTAACACAGGCGATGGAGATAAAGGTAAGGGACTTAATGTGGTAGTTGTAGATGCTACTACTAAAGAGCCAATTGCTGGAGCGACCGCTACAGTTTTTACTCCTAAGAATAGACAGGGAGAAATCTTAAAATACAACAGTTTGTCAAAAAATTTCCATATCGAGTTGATCCCCGACACTGATTTTGAAATCTTTGCAAAGGCTGAGAAATATATTTCCGAAAGTGTTAATATCTTGAAGAAAGATATTAAACCCGGCTCTACAATTTCTATCGCTTTAAGGAAAGATTCGGAAGTCCCAGTTGTTTTAGGTACTAAACTCTATTTTGAATTCAATAAGACCGAAGTAACTGACGCACATCGTAAACAACTCGATCTGATTGTGGACTATCTCAAGAAGAATCCGTCCGATAAAATAGAGATTGGGGGCCATACAGATAATATAGCCTCCAAAGAATATAATACTCGCTTAAGCGGGAACAGAGCGCGGAAAGTTTTTGACTACGTTCGTAGCAAAGGGATCCAAGCTTCTAGGTTAAAAACCAGAGCTTATTGGTATTCCAGACCTGACGAAGACAACTCTACCGAAGACGGAAGAGCTAAAAACAGGAGGGTCGACTTCCGCAAGCTATAA
- a CDS encoding tetratricopeptide repeat protein, producing the protein MRRKTYRKIPLLKSVNLFLLPFLLFFSCLYPVRNNELIENDPMFLYLPATDYTREKVDSVKSPWEAKTHRGKAILAPDKNNVGILFVRFSLIDDAEDEFLSSQKLLPNNPVPALNLLRLYYLVEDISEAKKFLETFLKQSPTIERKKFENLLIEAQREEELVIFRDALSTIPGQEVYAWEGLAEYFFSKQEWSKSYYYLEKILQQSPFHKNARGLMLKMAHILEKWDDVLVFGLSLSGTGERIPELEYYIAHAYCEKRRYSEALDWLNKAPESEKESLVFLELWKLSLLSKNPKADVSPLLPYFRKLKSKGLQFTEEEFFPTLTPEGKETIDRIRYGR; encoded by the coding sequence ATGCGCAGAAAAACCTACAGGAAAATCCCACTTCTGAAATCGGTTAATCTTTTTCTTTTACCATTCCTTCTATTCTTCTCTTGTTTATATCCAGTCAGAAACAACGAATTGATCGAAAACGATCCTATGTTTCTATATCTTCCTGCAACAGATTATACAAGGGAGAAGGTTGATTCTGTAAAAAGTCCTTGGGAAGCTAAAACTCATAGAGGAAAAGCAATCCTTGCCCCAGACAAAAATAATGTGGGAATTTTATTTGTAAGATTCTCTCTTATTGATGATGCAGAAGACGAGTTTTTAAGCTCACAAAAACTTCTACCTAATAATCCTGTTCCTGCACTTAATCTATTACGTTTATATTATCTAGTAGAAGATATTTCAGAAGCCAAAAAATTTCTGGAAACATTCCTAAAACAATCACCTACTATTGAGCGTAAAAAGTTCGAAAATCTTTTAATAGAAGCGCAAAGAGAAGAAGAGCTTGTGATCTTTAGAGATGCACTTTCTACAATTCCAGGCCAGGAAGTTTATGCATGGGAAGGTTTGGCAGAATACTTTTTCTCTAAACAAGAATGGTCTAAAAGTTATTATTATTTGGAAAAGATCTTACAACAAAGTCCATTTCACAAGAATGCAAGAGGCCTAATGTTAAAGATGGCCCATATCTTAGAAAAATGGGACGATGTTTTGGTTTTTGGACTTAGCTTGAGTGGAACCGGAGAAAGAATTCCAGAATTAGAATATTATATCGCTCATGCTTATTGTGAGAAGAGAAGATATTCAGAAGCATTGGATTGGCTTAATAAAGCACCCGAATCCGAAAAAGAATCTTTAGTATTTTTAGAATTATGGAAACTTTCTTTACTTTCCAAAAATCCTAAAGCAGATGTTTCTCCACTTCTTCCTTATTTTAGAAAATTGAAATCCAAAGGATTACAATTCACTGAAGAGGAATTTTTTCCTACTCTAACTCCGGAAGGAAAAGAAACAATAGATAGAATTCGTTACGGACGATAA